CTGTGTCTCCCAGTGATCCCTTTAATGGAGGTGTACAACAAGAGCATGTGCCAGCCTCgggagcagctggtggagatTCTGCAGGAGTATCCAGAGGAGGTGGAGCACATCTTCATCCCGTCCTGCGTGGTGTTGACGCGCTGCGCCGGCTACTGCAACGATGAGATGCTGCAGTGCATGCCGACATCCACCTATAACATTACAATGGAGGTCAGCAGCTTTATTATTACAACAGTAAtatttttgggggtggggggcgtgCAGTGAGGCTCACAGGGGCtgctttatcttcttttttctttagaaaCGTCTATTTAACCATTATGTTCCTGTGTCTGtctttaaaactttaattttTGGCCCAAATGTTGCAGCAGAGGAGGTCACGCAGTGCGGCTGCTCAAGTGTCCCTCTGACTGGTCCAGAGCCCTGCAAAGTGCCCTTGTCTACGGCATGAGACAGACACTCCCGAGTGCAGTTTGACCAAAAGGCTGCTCTGGTGTGACATTtgggcctctttttttttgtcttggctTGCCCTATAAGCCCGTCAACACTTGGGGTTTAGTCTGTATGGGGAGTGTGGTTGAAAGGTTGTAGACGCAAAGAGGAGACTTGCATGCATCTTAACTGCCTGCGCTTGATTTGACTGAAGACTTATAGTATAAGTATAATAGTACGTTAGCATCTTTACTAACATCTCGAGTCCCAtagtccttttttctttctttgccccccccccccccccctcatgatGAACTAAAGTAGATGTTTTCATCTGATCAAGAGCTTAACACCCCTGCTCCATCTAATCCTCTGAGGAGCAGGGTTGGAAACAAGTGACCTTTCTGTACGTCTTTTCATCGATCCTGGAATCCATTCCTATCTGCATTTGTCTAGTCCGTAAATGCTAGGTTTATAACTCACGACACAAAAGACCTGTTGGATATGTAGAGCTGCTGTCAATCAACCTGTATTTTAATCAACtgtgtgacattttcttctcttctctttctttacaGATTAAAAGAGTAAAACACCACATGCAACAAAATGATATTTTCATGAGTTTTACAGAACACAGCGCATGTGAGTGTAGGTAAGAAACCCTGAACACACAACCGTATACACAACACACCACCGCTGAAACACAAACCACTGTACTGTTATTCATCAGAGCAGGGGTTGTCTTCTCTGTGTGCCTCTCCGACACGTTTAGCAGATCCATATCAGGACGATTCATACactatctcatcttatcttatcttcacATGGCTGATCTCAAAAAGGGCCGAGCAGTTTAAAGCACATCTCAGCAGACGTCCCCCCATATCGCTTCAGGTTATCCCCGTTCCATCACGTTGCTCAAGTAAAGGGAATacgcgtgtgtgagtgcagcGCCGCCTCATGCTTTGTCTTCCCCCCTGCTGCGCGCAGAGGTCATTCGGGCTGTGGTTGTCGCTCTCTGAGATAAGTAGTGTGTCGTCTCGGTGAGGCGACTTATCTGTTGGACCTGGTGCTCGGCGACTACAGATTCATTTCACAACCcagttgttgttgctctttcatttttgttttcccaggCATCTAAAGTGTTTTAAATCTAATCTATTAGAGCCTGTTTTGTCTTGAGGACAGATTTGAGATGTGCGACATGAATGAActgtgacacagcagcagcagcagcagcagcagcagcagcacagagggcACATGCATCATCCTCCCACGTTTAAGAGCAATCTAATAAGCAAACAAATGCTCCGCAGAGGATTATTGGCCAGGGGTCAAGATCTGTTGTCACTTTATGCCTCATCTCTGAGCAACTAAATCGAaagtatgttaaaaaaaaaaaaagccccaggTATTCAGACGTGAAATTTATGGAGTGTGGGTTACTGGTATTTGTCATGAGTTTTTATTGTAAAACAGTTTGGACAGCTGTAAACATTTATAGCAcctttataaaaaagaaatagcgTCTGTAATCAAGCTATTTTACTGCTGTTTTGAATTTGTAACTTCACTGTCGTGTTGAGAAAaaagagggtaaaaaaaaaagtttaacaaTTTTAAGCAgtcagtatacagtatattcaataataaaatattagtatatatattatattataattcaagtacttatatattaatataagtACTTGAATTATAATACACGTTCTTCATCCaacacactttatttatttagcactATTCTTAACAAAGTTACACAGTTCATAAAACAGAGGATTAAATACCTATGTCAAACATTCATAAAAGCTTTAAAATTTCCCATACTGTACTACTACAGCTATGAttagtgacacacacatattcatgagATAAAATGACAGTCGGTGACGCTGCATTACATCATCACAGGATCACAACACAGGAATGGCACGCTTTAAAAGGTGCAGTGTGTGAGCATCAAGCCGTGTTGGGTACTGGATATGCTTTCCTGGAAATAATAATACCGACATTTATTGGAATGATAACGATTACACCTTCATACACTAGTTATTTTACCCGTCTGTCAGATTGAAACTTGGCCAGTGTCTGTGTCCTTTCGCAATGAAATACAATTTCCCCACACCTTTGGCTCCGGAGTGTGCCAGCGGATTCATTGCTCCACACAGATGAATAATGAAACACATCTGACAACCTGCCattgtagctgtgtgtgtgtgtgtgtgtgtgtgtgtgcgtgtgcgtacacAGCATTATTTCCCAACAAACCTAGTTCATTTATTAAGCTAGGCatttgaaagtgaaagacaGTTTTATCACAGTTTCTGGTCAAGGAACACATGATGTAACAGGATTGATGATGTGTCTGTTTACCCGGAAGACAACAGCAGGCCGTGATCTAACGTCATTCTTGTTTTGCTTCTGCGTTCCAGGTTAAAGCAAGAAgtgaaagaacagaaagaaaagtgagtACAGCGCTCTCTCTGCATGgagactggatttttttttcaggggaaaCAATGGGGATTTGAgatttgatcctttttttttccggtttTGCTCTGGAAACAAATGCTCGGCCACCTGCAGCGCCACATTACCCCTTGTGCTTTTTGAGCTTAATTGatctttctgttattttctcacaccaccctctctctctctctctctctctctctctcctctttcacacacacacttaattaaACCCCCAGCGGACAAGCCACTACACGAGATCATGTTATGCTGAGATTAGCATGCAGCTCTCAGGTGATAAACACGGGGAATACCATCTTAAACCACTCCGGTGAATGAGTGACACTCGATGGGGTCATTGACCTCTCTAATCCTGTCCTTTGCACCTTCCCCTCGTTTCTATCTTATTTTTACATTCCTCCGCTCTCATCTTTACCGTTTACATCCCACATAACTTCTGGTTCTCCTGTTTCTTCTGCTCTGATACAGATAAAAGTGTTTTTGACCTGTTCAAACGTTTGTATTTATGATCCTTGCTTAAGTGATCCTCTCTTCCCATGCCacacaagtctgtgtgtgtgaagagtcaTAAAACTCCTCCCACTGTGACCAGTTTTTAATATCTTTGTATTGCAGAATGGCCGTTTGTtgtattttggttttatgtCAGGTTGTCTGTCATATAGATAAGGGTTCGTTTTGAGACCTCCTCTTTAACCTTGTGTTCACTCTTTACGAGACCCACTCTGGAGGCGTGCTGCTACAAAGTGATATGGTCTTAGGGTCGTTCAACCCCTGTTTCTGACGCGTTCATACTTTCATGTTAGTTTTAACATTGGCCGCTGACCTCTCAGTGCCATGAGGTATGCGATTCTGTAAGGACCAGTCTTCCTGCTGAGGTTGTGAAACCAGTTCCACAGTAAAACCTTTGAACAACTGAAAGAGGAAATTCTTACATTTACAACACGTCAGCTTATTCCTGTTCCTTAGTCAATGGGAACCTATTTGTCATTGAATCTCAGCTGTGTCTGAACACAGTTATTAAATGAATTGTTATGAATGTGGTTCATATATTCATTGGTTTGAAAACTgagcactgtaaaaaaaacaaaaaacaactggtACAATTTATTTGGTTCATTACCCAGTACTTCAAATGTTGTGTAGTAGCAAATATTCGCATGCTGACAAACTAAGATgctgaacatggtaaacattatacctggtaaacatcattttttagcattgtcattgtgaccATGTAAGCATGCTGATGTAAGCATTTAGCCCAAAGCACTGCTGTGCCtacatgtatatacacactcacagagcCGCTGGCATGGCTTTagacacagttttgttttcacctgttATCCAGTTGTATGTTGTCCAGGACAAAACCGACATTTGCTTTTCTATATTTTCATAGACTCAATTGAACATTTCCTTGGCCTACGCAGAAAAATCGATGTACCTTagagtgaagaaaaaatagaagAGCAGAGCATTATGGTCTGCGGGACTATTGATCTGAAACCTTAGTTTTTCCCCACGAAAAAACATTGTAGCATTCCAGGCAGAAACGAGATCTACAGTATGAGATCTGGAAAATATGTTAAGGGTACCTGCTTCTGGGTAAcaggtaaaaagaaatgtgaatcGCAGTGCGACCAGATAATGAAGTAACAAACAACTGGGCTTGTTCGGATTCTATGATGTACTTTATGATGTATATTTATACGTACAGAAAACTCAACTTGCACTTACGCAGACCCATATTTTAGAACAGCCTAAACCTGTGAAGCTCCGGCAGTTTGTTCTCGTGGTGACGCGGCCTGAAACAAGTTGAATCAGCCAAAGAGCACTGACCCAGATAGGCTGGAAGATAGTTAGTACTTGTGGTGGTCAAGTTTATCGTCCTCAATCCATGGGGAGAATTTCAGGATAACTGCCCCAGCCGAACCTCAGAATATCAATCTCTTTCATGCCCTGCTAAGTCGTTTCACTGCttcacaaaaatgaaacatttgttaTTCATCACGTTCACACACTGCAGGATGTGTAAGGTGCCTTGCTGTGGTCAGGATGAACAAATGGttgtgtcaggttttttttaaaaatatataaatttttatttcaacacttggttggcctttaaaaaaatcatcccTTGCTGAGATTATTGAAATCTGGGCCAGACGCCCTTTGCCTGCTGCCTTTCTCACAATTGTCTTAAGTTATTAtcccaaaacaaatcaatcagtAACAATGATCGAACTAAACAGTCGCCTGTTTTTTGAactgcttatttatttatttatatttctttggCTCTCGCGTTAACGGAAATCAAGGCAGATGCTGTCAATTTAATGTTGACCGTCAGTTCCTCCAAGCACACCGACCTAACACGTCCAgtccatctctctcctcagtctctcagGCCTCAATCTGCGCTGTTGTCCTCTTTCTCTTGCAGACAACCCCGGAAAGGCAAGGGTAAAGGCCAAAAGAGAACGCGAAAGAAAAACCGCGACAAAACAATTCACGACGCGTACGTCAGCTCCGCCTTCTCCACCTACTTGCACCTGAGTGTGGCGCTTCTCATAATTAAACTAATCTGGGAGGAGCTCCTTTGCCCCTTCTGACTTCTGCACCATTTAATTTTGTCCGATAGCCACGTCGAGTAGCATGCCGCCTCCCGTGCATTGTCCTAACCCTGTCTCACCAGTCATGCTCTACACGCTCAGAAGTCTGTTCGTCTCCATGTGGCCCTGTCTGCTAACACGTGTCCGCTGACGTAGCCGTAGCACAACCGCGCCTGACAGCGACACAGCCTGCGAGCCGTGTCCCCCCCAAGAGATGAACCGTCTGATCTCCTCCCAGGCTCAACCGGGACAATGCCCTTAGAGAATGTCCCTCCCTGTAAATGAGACCGG
This sequence is a window from Scophthalmus maximus strain ysfricsl-2021 chromosome 18, ASM2237912v1, whole genome shotgun sequence. Protein-coding genes within it:
- the vegfab gene encoding vascular endothelial growth factor Ab isoform X1, producing MNFIDSLTLLFLTLSAVKSAHIPKNTARGPHDVIPLMEVYNKSMCQPREQLVEILQEYPEEVEHIFIPSCVVLTRCAGYCNDEMLQCMPTSTYNITMEIKRVKHHMQQNDIFMSFTEHSACECRLKQEVKEQKEKQPRKGKGKGQKRTRKKNRDKTIHDAVCEPCCDHCSERRKRLFVQDPATCRCSCKHTDEYCKERQLELNERTCKCDKPRR
- the vegfab gene encoding vascular endothelial growth factor Ab isoform X3, translating into MEVYNKSMCQPREQLVEILQEYPEEVEHIFIPSCVVLTRCAGYCNDEMLQCMPTSTYNITMEIKRVKHHMQQNDIFMSFTEHSACECRLKQEVKEQKEKQPRKGKGKGQKRTRKKNRDKTIHDAVCEPCCDHCSERRKRLFVQDPATCRCSCKHTDEYCKERQLELNERTCKCDKPRR
- the vegfab gene encoding vascular endothelial growth factor Ab isoform X2 encodes the protein MNFIDSLTLLFLTLSAVKSAHIPKNTARGPHDVIPLMEVYNKSMCQPREQLVEILQEYPEEVEHIFIPSCVVLTRCAGYCNDEMLQCMPTSTYNITMEIKRVKHHMQQNDIFMSFTEHSACECRLKQEVKEQKENVCEPCCDHCSERRKRLFVQDPATCRCSCKHTDEYCKERQLELNERTCKCDKPRR